One stretch of Podospora pseudoanserina strain CBS 124.78 chromosome 4, whole genome shotgun sequence DNA includes these proteins:
- a CDS encoding hypothetical protein (antiSMASH:Cluster_3; COG:K; EggNog:ENOG503NZXG), protein MQSSQRKRVVSSCIPCYTRKQKCNRQYPCNHCSRRRRPEQCAYNPSQATLPPSPPQAQKDHLHDDEIQTDDSQQETQAERRPSASSSVQDTINWGGLKEGREPTSLAEVFGYFENSKSNTIALVRKLGADDDATGHSSEPTPVPEETAIIAQRLFASMPNRSIFDFLVRYFIAEVSWMDQLIYPPWFLSHYQKWWEMERTSTAYGIEFAVLVLRICSYASQFLPSPTCTIDSIRGVPLADIRKSCDRVADALTPICSRLDARGSLIRVQHVAFAGLRSLCQGRTNAHWEALSCAVRVAQRIGLHVDATPGFYSPNMDELEKEMRRRTFCNLYVWDSVLSKRLDQIPFLPDALNPDTMPRMHLVLGLDDVPQADAPDLFTERVLEAQLANFWRTHGSGNATEYDPIAAEERYEKFCSEFLPEIPPVFALYPDTCDKWDARLPTLPLQRQMFHMAILESLCHNFRPALFQEVNSIQQLPAYKQILLSSHKRALAVIALNLLEGVSALHLMMGGSHTRHASLIIPTFEAAVVLLCLCSDGNFSPKAETTLRRGSTTSMTKSSDPFGVGVTDVTKDECIQAVRSALGRLQTLADMNHMAEVGARTLTRLLGKIEKISDTTISEANTLMRLDTDPIVVTDPALQLSEAWNCLQTPDYAEVEFLAENTPTTDMSVFSWF, encoded by the exons ATGCAATCAAGCCAGAGAAAACGGGTGGTTTCATCATGTATCCCTTGTTACACTAGGAAACAGAAG TGCAACCGGCAGTATCCATGTAACCATTGCAGCCGCCGTCGACGCCCCGAACAATGCGCCTACAACCCTTCTCAAGCTACATTACCACCCAGTCCACCCCAAGCCCAGAAGGACCACcttcatgatgatgaaatcCAAACAGATGATAGCCAACAGGAGACTCAGGCTGAAAGGAGGCCCTCTGCTTCATCTTCAGTCCAGGACACGATCAACTGGGGGGGTCTCAAAGAGGGGAGAGAACCGACATCCCTTGCGGAGGTTTTCGGGTATTTTGAGAATAGCAAATCCAACACGATTGCTCTGGTGAGAAAG CTAGGGGCAGATGACGATGCAACGGGGCACAGCAGCGAGCCCACACCAGTGCCAGAAGAAACGGCGATCATAGCCCAAAGGCTGTTCGCTTCGATGCCTAATCGTTCCATCTTCGACTTTCTTGTACGGTATTTCATCGCGGAGGTTAGCTG GATGGATCAGCTCATATATCCGCCTTGGTTTCTTTCACATTATCAGAAATGGTGGGAAATGGAGCGGACATCGACTGCCTACGGTATCGAGTTTGCAGTGCTGGTTCTCAGGATATGTTCCTATGCCTCTCAGTTCCTCCCTTCGCCGACCTGTACTATCGACAGCATCAGGGGAGTGCCGCTGGCTGACATCCGTAAGTCCTGTGATAGAGTGGCCGATGCACTCACACCAATCTGCTCACGCCTCGACGCACGCGGGTCTCTTATACGGGTTCAGCACGTCGCTTTTGCTGGGCTGAGGTCACTGTGCCAGGGCCGAACAAATGCGCACTGGGAAGCGCTAAGTTGCGCTGTTCGAGTGGCACAGAGGATTGGGCTGCATGTTGATGCCACACCAGGTTTTTACAGCCCCAACATGGACGAGCTCGAAAAGGAAATGAGACGGAGGACATTTTGCAATCTTTATGTCTGGGACAGTGTGCTATCTAAACGTCTGGATCAAATCCCTTTCTTACCAGACGCACTGAACCCTGACACCATGCCTCGAATGCACCTTGTGCTTGGCCTCGACGACGTCCCTCAAGCCGATGCTCCTGACCTGTTCACCGAGCGCGTGCTCGAGGCACAGCTAGCCAACTTCTGGCGGACTCATGGTTCCGGGAACGCGACTGAATACGACCCCATTGCTGCAGAGGAACGATACGAGAAGTTCTGCAGCGAGTTTCTTCCCGAAATACCACCTGTCTTTGCTCTCTACCCTGACACATGCGACAAGTGGGATGCCCGTCTTCCAACCTTACCGTTACAGCGTCAGATGTTTCATATGGCCATCTTGGAGTCGCTTTGCCACAACTTCCGCCCTGCGCTATTTCAGGAGGTCAACTCGATTCAGCAACTCCCAGCCTACAAGCAGATATTGCTCTCATCCCACAAGCGAGCGCTGGCCGTCATAGCATTAAACTTACTTGAAGGTGTCTCTGCCCTCCatctgatgatgggtggCTCGCACACACGCCATGCGAGTCTCATCATCCCAACCTTTGAGGCTGCAGTGGTCCTTTTGTGTCTCTGCTCCGACGGAAACTTCTCACCAAAAGCAGAGACCACACTCCGAAGGGGGTCCACTACCAGCATGACGAAGTCCTCAGATCCTTTCGGAGTAGGCGTCACTGACGTTACTAAGGACGAGTGCATCCAGGCTGTAAGGAGTGCGCTAGGCCGACTACAAACTCTTGCCGATATGAACCACATGGCTGAGGTGGGCGCAAGAACGCTCACACGCCTTCTTGGAAAGATAGAGAAGATCAGTGATACCACGATTAGCGAGGCCAACACACTAATGAGACTGGATACCGACCCAATCGTCGTCACTGATCCCGCACTTCAGCTGTCGGAGGCGTGGAATTGCCTACAGACGCCAGACTATGCCGAAGTAGAGTTCTTGGCTGAGAATACACCAACAACTGATATGAGTGTATTTAGTTGGTTTTGA
- a CDS encoding hypothetical protein (antiSMASH:Cluster_3; SMCOG1005:Drug resistance transporter; SMCOG1005: EmrB/QacA; COG:U; EggNog:ENOG503NZ12), which translates to MITTRRSLTRKGEVPISSPFVSTCHYPSPTLPHLMDDPTPANNTEIAALGNGRDMEKVEKSSPSRSSSPQQALTVEDEPQRKITGVRWAAFVIGTLTAIFVYSLDNTIVANIIPVVVNDLNGVDKLPWLSVGFMIGGMATILPFGRLYTMYDSKWVYIISFVFFLAGSALCGAAPNIDAEIIGRVMAGAGGNGMYVGLQVLMSMHTTDKERPTYLSYVGGTWGVGTVCGPAVGGAFSLYNWRWGFYINLLFGAILLPTYLFVIPSANPLPNKKQSEKLALMDWVGVIISIGAMATIVMAINLGGVQFPWNSGSIVALFVVSGVLWIAFALQQSFCLFTTEHKRLFPVPMLKQKMPVLLFIACAGGSAACYMSTYWIPIYFQFSKGDSAIYTALRLLPFILALITIMPVSGHLISRWGWYKPWFVGGSALTLITAALMAHYINGGTPVGAFYVIELFLAFGIGAYAQNAFAVVQSVVAPKDAPYGLALMLVGQLTGITFGLSISGAVFINTATSGLHDALPQIPVEELSHVVAGASNQVFESLSLEQRSRALEIIVQSWNKTFICVYVAAAASLISSVFFKNTKANVNTAAVVL; encoded by the exons ATGATTACTACGCGTCGTTCCTTAACAAGGAAAGGTGAAGTCCCAATCAGCTCGCCGTTCGTTTCGACTTGTCACTATCCGTCTCCTACCCTACCACACCTCATGGACGATCCAACTCCCGCCAACAACACGGAAATTGCTGCTTTGGGTAATGGGAGGGATATGGAGAAAGTGGAGAAATCCTCCCCGTCTCGTTCCTCATCCCCTCAACAAGCTTTGACTGTAGAAGATGAGCCGCAACGAAAAATAACCGGTGTCCGC TGGGCAGCTTTTGTTATCGGCACCTTGACGGCTATCTTCGTCTACTCGTTGGACAATACTATCGTTGCCAACATCATTCCG GTCGTTGTTAACGATCTCAACGGAGTTGACAAGCTACCATGGCTGTCCGTCGG ATTCATGATCGGGGGGATGGCAACTATCCTCCCATTCGGAAGACTTTACACAATGTATGATTCCAAATGGGTTTACATCATATCttttgtcttcttcctcgccggaTCGGCACTTTGCGGCGCAGCACCAAACATTGATGCTGAAATCATTGGTCGTGTCAtggccggtgccggtggGAACGGGATGTATGTCGGTCTTCAGGTGCTCATGTCTATGCATACTACGGATAAGGAGCGTCCCACATACCTTAGCTACGT CGGAGGCACCTGGGGCGTAGGAACCGTTTGTGGTCCAGCTGTCGGAGGCGCCTTCTCGTTGTACAACTGGCGATGGGGGTTCTACATCAATCTCCTTTTCGGGGCTATCCTTCTGCCTACCTATCTCTTCGTCATCCCGTCGGCTAACCCGTTGCCGAACAAAAAGCAGTCTGAAAAGCTCGCTCTCATGGACTGGGTTGgcgtcatcatcagcatTGGCGCCATGGCAACCATCGTCATGGCTATCAATCTAGGCGGAGTGCAATTCCCCTGGAACAGTGGCTCGATCGTCGCATTATTCGTCGTCAGTGGTGTTCTTTGGATCGCATTCGCTCTCCAGCAGTCGTTTTGTCTCTTCACGACGGAGCATAAACGTCTGTTTCCTGTGCCCATGCTGAAGCAGAAGATGCCGGTATTGCTTTTCATTGCGTGCGCTGGCGGCTCTGCGGCCTGCTACATGTCTACATACTGGATTCCCATCTACTTCCAGTTTTCCAAGGGAGACTCAGCAATCTATACGGCTCTTCGACTGCTGCCATTCATCCTCGCGCTTATCACGATAATGCCCGTCAGTGGACACCTGATAAGCAGATGGGGTTGGTATAAACCTTGGTTCGTGGGAGGAAGTGCTTTGACTCTTATCACAGCTGCACTCATGG CCCACTATATCAATGGCGGCACACCGGTTGGTGCCTTTTATGTCATCGAGCTGTTCTTGGCCTTTGGAATTGGCGCCTATGCACAAAATGCATTTGCCGTCGTTCAGTCAGTTGTGGCCCCCAAAGACGCACCCTATGGGCTCGCCCTCATGCTCGTTG GGCAACTGACGGGAATCACGTTTGGTCTCTCCATCAGTGGTGCCGTATTCATcaacacagcaacaagcGGACTTCATGATGCGCTACCACAGATTCCCGTCGAGGAGTTGTCGCATGTCGTTGCTGGAGCTAGCAACCAGGTCTTTGAGTCATTGTCACTCGAGCAACGATCACGCGCCCTCGAGATTATTGTCCAGTCCTGGAATAAGACTTTCATCTGTGTTTACGTCGCTGCTGCAGCCAGTTTAATTTCGTCGGTTTTCTTCAAG AACACCAAAGCCAATGTCAACACCGCCGCTGTGGTTCTATGA
- a CDS encoding hypothetical protein (SMCOG1001:short-chain dehydrogenase/reductase SDR; antiSMASH:Cluster_3; EggNog:ENOG503NWX8; COG:Q), with protein sequence MTVFASTVTSEQAVAAFAPQVKGRTFVVTGAGQPSIGSSIAIELAKASPAHLLIASRTAENVHPVITAIREQDPSVKATFIQLDLSDHDSVRRAAQEILAATKSKIDVLINSAGNMALKKYTLDKQSIEMQMSVNHVGHFLLTNLLTPALLTGAKSPYGARVINLTSVGYQISPVRFHDVSFSDGKTYDMWTGYGQAKAAQILFAYGLTDRLKDRGVVAFACHPGSNFDTKLGSHLVMDDYSDVLPTTKRNTGQEFSFIVGDEPRFKTYEQIGATPLIAALDPDLAGQGPAYLQNGEVVEPVARHAVYDKGEVDRCWRLSEELVGQKFEH encoded by the coding sequence ATGACTGTCTTTGCTAGCACTGTCACCAGCGAGCAAGCCGTTGCAGCCTTTGCTCCCCAAGTCAAAGGACGCACCTTCGTCGTCACCGGCGCCGGCCAACCTAGTATAGGGAGCTCAATCGCCATCGAACTCGCCAAAGCATCACCAGCTCACCTTCTGATCGCCTCCCGCACCGCTGAAAACGTCCACCCGGTGATCACAGCCATCCGGGAACAAGACCCATCAGTCAAAGCAACATTTATCCAACTCGACCTCTCCGACCATGACTCAGTCCGCCGCGCGGCACAGGAAATCCTGGCGGCTACCAAATCCAAAATCGACGTTCTCATCAACAGCGCCGGAAACATGGCCCTCAAGAAATACACCCTCGACAAGCAAAGCATAGAAATGCAAATGTCCGTCAACCACGTCGGACACTTCCTCCTGACGAACCTTCTCACACCCGCCCTTCTCACCGGTGCCAAGAGCCCCTACGGAGCCCGcgtcatcaacctcaccagcgTAGGGTACCAAATCTCCCCTGTCCGCTTTCACGACGTCTCCTTCTCCGACGGCAAAACCTACGACATGTGGACAGGTTACGGCCAGGCCAAGGCAGCGCAGATCCTGTTTGCGTATGGTTTGACAGACCGGCTGAAGGACCGCGGTGTGGTGGCTTTTGCTTGCCACCCGGGGTCTAATTTTGATACTAAACTTGGGTCACacttggtgatggatgattACAGCGATGTtttgcccaccaccaagcgcAACACAGGTCAGGAGTTTAGCTTCATTGTTGGGGATGAGCCGCGGTTCAAGACGTATGAGCAGATTGGTGCTACGCCTCTTATTGCTGCGCTGGATCCGGATTTGGCAGGGCAAGGGCCGGCGTACTTGCAgaatggggaggttgtggaacCTGTTGCGAGACATGCGGTGTATGataagggggaggtggatagGTGCTGGAGGCTGAgtgaggagttggttgggCAGAAGTTTGAGCATTAA
- a CDS encoding hypothetical protein (antiSMASH:Cluster_3), translated as MFPKKAMGVRLFKPIQQAVSLAFLVQHVVSAVEPLGVTWINPPFDDLTGIPQRFALGSKFLIEWSVGMAYSDSLTIEIWHLRPGPWDSGSDLIGTLLKDIYYSSDPRVQEWWDIGDHDNINNSILLDSREYRLRLRRSDDPNWKIGLGSAVLIVLAILTTRLFMIRQNKTKQADISGEDVETHDVAKLPNTILVSLPTHELAANKAQSMSWSRTNITQHMSLLERNPRTWWLSCRLSQVLKRGKGNLGLSLPGQALREMIAVNGRQHSFCGVNFPFKHCCQLEKGAGLGIDVMNMFSSWNAKLLQERGLLDLGNNILQKARYLAFRP; from the exons ATGTTTCCAAAAAAAGCCATGGGGGTCCGGCTCTTCAAACCAATTCAGCAGGCGGTTAGCCTGGCATTTCTAGTGCAGCATGTAGTGTCGGCTGTTGAACCACTGGGCGTGACGTGGATCAATCCACCTTTCGATGATTTGACTGGGATTCCGCAACGCTTTGCTCTCGGCAGTAAATTTCTTATTGAATGGAGCGTTGGGATGGCATACTCCGATTCCTTGACGATTGAAATTTGGCACTTACGACCTGGACCTTGGGACTCAGGATCGGACCTAATTGGCACTTTGCTCA AGGACATCTACTATTCATCCGACCCTCGCGTCCAGGAATGGTGGGACATCGGGGACCATGACAATATCAACAACTCAATTCTCCTCGACAGCCGGGAATATAGACTTCGGCTCCGTCGATCTGACGACCCGAACTGGAAAA TCGGACTTGGCTCTGCTGTACTCATTGTACTGGCAATCTTGACAACGAGGCTTTTCATGATCCGGCAGAATAAAACTAAGCAGGCGGACATTTCTGGCGAGGATGTCGAGACTCATGATGTCGCTAAACTCCCCAACACTATCCTTGTTTCGTTACCAACACATGAACTGGCGGCTAACAAAGCCCAGTCCATGAGCTGGTCGCGAACAAATATTACCCAGCACATGAGCTTGTTGGAAAGAAATCCGAGAACCTGGTGGTTGAGTTGCCGGCTGAGCCAAGTGCTcaagagggggaagggaaacCTGGGTCTGAGCCTCCCAGGTCAAGCACTGAGGGAAATGATTGCAGTAAATGGCCGGCAACATTCTTTTTGTGGTGTCAACTTCCCTTTCAAACACTGTTGTCAACTGGAGAAAGGGGCTGGGCTAGGTATTGATGTAATGAATATGTTTTCAAGCTGGAATGCAAAGTTACTGCAAGAGAGAGGCTTGCTGGATCTAGGTAATAACATTCTTCAAAAGGCAAGATATCTGGCCTTTAGGCCGTAG
- a CDS encoding hypothetical protein (antiSMASH:Cluster_3), with protein sequence MDVAIPFEDAQNQQTLQWVIGEGDNIDSKAIANNPRFVLVITDPPPGNHADIMIEKYGYENGSL encoded by the exons ATGGACGTCGCTATCCCATTTG AAGACGCACAGAACCAACAGACGCTCCAGTGGGTCATCGGAGAGGGTGACAACATCGACAGCAAAGCCATTGCCAACAACCCACGCTTCGTGCTGGTTATTACTGATCCGCCCCCCGGTAACCATGCCGATATCATGATCGAAAAGTACGGTTACGAGAATGGCTCGCTTTAG
- a CDS encoding hypothetical protein (antiSMASH:Cluster_3; EggNog:ENOG503PEQK) has translation MRRFSPPESPVVSPTTGSCPNIMPMMANKNMKPAAMKSMMATPVTYIPPLCDGACGTTPRSQQPMWSMMWQEIMQMMRMMPNMCWAMLTQRKHMAWADMGDMMIHTMLTCMEICMMVMAVPLWMMMPGAMFAMWMCTCALMVMGMCWMLNSREQMHMCAMESEGWMMGPEMDNEKWMFMGGMGMSSRHCHQQALPMLSRMFNRPMMCICMPTWGMPFDMMCMMLQRCMVMPSQVRRNLYAQMRTALLDDSMNRCVVLCHNDSAVLVSQAMAQLCSDLPAEKMCKLEIYSFGAAACEFMMPRGESTMDSEPAHHQSMDMMMNDRKGVHMEHFAMTTDPFAQMGVLESVRQNMSGRFCGGVFIMDNKKAMSMGKMSQDAMNMEMMCSGLMMEDYMMMMFSAQMSMGASSGTPSCMDSNMMIDRDCAEKREIAAMSNYYAASQTKKGSKRLSWTGLAATAGQKNGVSAGMIGLEQARKGCKGCNGHKAREVSWLSRYVSMGHMMNKSMSEGNMARSP, from the exons ATGCGCCGATTCTCGCCACCTGAATCTCCTGTGGTTTCACCAACAACGGGTTCATGTCCCAACATCATGCCCATGATGGCCAACAAGAACATGAAGCCCGCCGCCATGAAGTCGATGATGGCTACCCCCGTCACCTACATCCCACCACTTTGCGATGGCGCCTGCGGTACCACCCCTCGATCTCAGCAGCCAATGTGGTCAATGATGTGGCAGGAAATAATGCAGATGATGCGAATGATGCCCAACATGTGCTGGGCCATGCTCACCCAGCGCAAGCATATGGCCTGGGCCGACATGGGAGACATGATGATACACACCATGCTCACGTGCATGGAGATATGCATGATGGTTATGGCTGTCCCGctctggatgatgatgcctgGTGCCATGTTCGCCATGTGGATGTGCACCTGTGCCTTGATGGTCATGGGCATGTGCTGGATGCTCAACAGCAGAGAGCAGATGCACATGTGCGCCATGGAATCTgagggttggatgatgggcCCGGAGATGGACAATGAGAAGTGGATGTTCATGGGCGGGATGGGTATGAG CTCTCGCCACTGCCACCAGCAAGCCCTTCCTATGCTCTCTCGCATGTTTAACCGTCCCATGATGTGCATCTGCATGCCCACCTGGGGTATGCCCTTCGACATGATGTGCATGATGCTCCAGCGTTGCATGGTGATGCCCAGCCAAGTCCGCAGAAACCTCTACGCCCAGATGCGCACTGCTCTCCTCGACGACTCTATGAACCGCTGCGTCGTCCTTTGCCACAACGATAGTGCCGTCCTCGTCTCCCAGGCCATGGCTCAGCTCTGCTCCGACCTGCCCGCTGAGAAGATGTGCAAGCTCGAGATCTACTCCTTCGGTGCCGCTGCCTGCGAGTTCATGATGCCCCGTGGTGAATCCACCATGGACAGCGAGCCTGCCCACCACCAGTCAAtggacatgatgatgaatgacCGCAAGGGAGTTCACATGGAGCACTTCGCCATGACGACTGATCCTTTCGCTCAAATGGGTGTTCTTGAGAGCGTGCGCCAAAACATGAGCGGTCGTTTCTGCGGTGGCGTCTTCATCATGGACAACAAGAAGGCTATGTCTATGGGCAAGATGAGCCAAGACGCCATGAACATGGAGATGATGTGCTCCGGCCTGATGATGGAGGACtacatgatgatgatgttctcTGCCCAAATGTCGATGGGTGCTTCCTCGGGCACTCCTAGCTGCATGGACAGCAACATGATGATCGATCGCGACTGCGCCGAGAAACGGGAGATTGCTGCCATGTCCAACTACTATGCCGCCTCTCAGACCAAGAAGGGTAGCAAGCGTTTGAGCTGGACTGGCCTTGCTGCCACCGCTGGTCAGAAGAACGGTGTCAGCGCCGGCATGATCGGTCTTGAGCAGGCTCGCAAAGGATGCAAGGGTTGCAATGGCCACAAGGCTCGTGAGGTCAGCTGGCTGTCGCGCTATGTGTCCATGGGCCATATGATGAACAAGAGCATGTCGGAGGGCAACATGGCTCGCTCTCCATGA
- a CDS encoding hypothetical protein (EggNog:ENOG503P777) has translation MKTAIFSLLALATSALAGPVVTDSQLSPRQLEGQADQLDTLLALVQTHTGNINSTTAAVQDNPSVDQQNAAAAALAPDFNAITSALTSATTLLAKRAWEDTVIFARTGGDDKDGGHGGGKDGPNKSCTKECLLVKIELLVWEIACTIKLVIIKLGLACVLQILTPLLLALVGLIKALDKVVLGLVIVVKALLHTILGTVAGALLALIIW, from the exons ATGAAGAccgccatcttctccctccttgcTCTGGCCACCTCGGCCCTCGCCGGGCCCGTCGTGACGGATAGCCAGCTCTCTCCCCGCCAGCTCGAGGGCCAGGCTGATCAGCTCGACACTCTGCTTGCTCTTGTGCAGACTCATACCGGCAACATTA actccaccaccgccgcggTCCAAGACAACCCCTCCGTTGACCAGCAaaacgccgccgccgccgccctcgcccccGACTTcaacgccatcaccagcgctctcacctcggccaccaccctccttgCCAAGCGCGCATGGGAGGACACTGTTATCTTTGCCCGCACCGGCGGCGATGACAAGGATGGTggccacggcggcggcaaggaCGGCCCGAATAAGTCCTGCACTAAAGAGTGTCTCCTTGTCAAGATTGAGCTCTTGGTTTGGGAGATTGCTTGCACGATCAAGTTGGTGATTATCAAGCTTGGGTTGG CCTGCGTCCTCCAGATTCTGACtccgttgttgttggctcTTGTTGGGTTGATCAAGGCTCTTGATAAGGTTGTACTGGGATTGGTGATTGTGGTTAAGGCGCTGCTGCACACTATTTTGGGGACTGTGGCTGGGGCTTTGTTGGCGCTTATTATCTGGTAA
- a CDS encoding hypothetical protein (EggNog:ENOG503P9FU), with protein sequence MDAPEAVGPPVKSLSHIFRRNQLRIQSPGPWSPKKWPPKSPLGMYEFSTTSARDKEEGISEFTTKGGKDKDNNAGPTIWGFRRPTFFLGVALAVVILIAIIVGGVAGTTAVANARSESSLCPLPTTVTITSPPSPTQTTGPEAITVPRLGLLDFDCGRIAISRQIITLGTNSWSFDVNCMMDFKGVGVDLTGMTSYTFEDCIKACAIYNNIARNNTCVGVGFSANLTTILPKVGGNCWLKGYLPEMSPEMNLGAVAVVVSGPKFMVEG encoded by the exons ATGGACGCCCCAGAAGCAGTCGGGCCACCGGTCAAGTCCCTCTCTCACATCTTCCGCCGGAACCAACTCAGGATTCAATCCCCCGGCCCTTGGAGTCCGAAGAAATGGCCGCCAAAGAGCCCCTTGGGGATGTACGAGTTCTCAACGACATCAGCTAGAGACAAAGAGGAAGGCATCAGCgaattcaccaccaaaggAGGGAAAGACAAGGACAACAACGCCGGGCCAACAATATGGGGCTTTCGTCGACCAACCTTCTTCCTGGGTGTAGCACTAGCGGTGGTGATTCTCATCGCCATAATCGTCGGCGGAGTAGCAGGGACAACAGCTGTGGCCAACGCACGGAG tGAATCTTCCCTCtgtcccctccccacaacaGTAACCatcacctctcctccctccccaacccaaaccaccggccccgaagccatcaccgtcccccgcctcggccttctgGATTTCGACTGCGGCCGCATAGCCATCTCTCGGCAGATCATCACCCTGGGCACAAACAGCTGGTCGTTCGACGTGAACTGCATGATGGACTTCAAGGGAGTAGGCGTGGATTTGACAGGGATGACAAGCTACACCTTTGAAGACTGCATAAAGGCTTGCGCGATTTACAATAACATAGCACGGAACAACACGTGTGTTGGGGTGGGGTTTAGTGCAAACCTGACGACGATATTACCCAAGGTGGGAGGAAATTGCTGGTTGAAAGGGTATTTACCGGAGATGAGCCCCGAGATGAACTTGGGGgctgtggcggtggtggttagtGGGCCTAAGTTTATGGTtgaggggtga
- a CDS encoding hypothetical protein (COG:S; EggNog:ENOG503PEV2) — MEASHLGWNTSFHAQLVGMGITTSPKASVLTDEPESYGCLTDRVSLTWSREIAQGIDYLRRVSGMAKDGPGPGNYGRVSCNWNAAIWFCNDNKYEKEVEWNSIAD; from the exons ATGGAAGCCTCCCATCTCGGCTGGAACACCAGCTTTCACGCCCAGCTCGTTGGCATGGGTATCACCACATCGCCCAAGGCCTCCGTCTTGACCGACGAGCCGGAGAGCTACGGATGCCTGACTGATAGAGTTTCCTTGACCTGGTCAAGGGAGATTGCCCAAGGTATTGATTACCTCCGACGGGTGTCGGGGATGGCAAAGGACGGGCCCGGACCGGGCAACTACGGGAGGGTGAGCTGCAATTGGAATGCGGCTATTTGGTTTTGCAACGAT AACAAGTACGAGAAAGAGGTTGAGTGGAACTCGATTGCAGATTGA